The following are encoded together in the Hydrogenobacter hydrogenophilus genome:
- a CDS encoding HypC/HybG/HupF family hydrogenase formation chaperone, translated as MCLSIPSKVVEVRDDGTALVDTMGVKRVVSLELMQEPVKENDWVLIHVGFAIQKLDEESALKSLELFEEILSMEESYEHGTD; from the coding sequence ATGTGCCTTTCTATACCGTCAAAGGTGGTTGAGGTAAGAGATGACGGAACAGCCTTAGTTGACACAATGGGTGTTAAAAGGGTTGTATCCCTTGAGCTCATGCAAGAACCTGTCAAAGAAAACGATTGGGTTTTAATACATGTGGGTTTTGCCATACAGAAGCTTGATGAGGAGTCTGCGCTCAAAAGCTTAGAACTGTTTGAGGAGATACTTAGCATGGAGGAAAGCTATGAGCACGGTACAGATTAA
- the gmk gene encoding guanylate kinase: MGHLFVLSAPSGTGKTTVAEKLVSEVHNVKKVITATTRQKREGEVEGVDYIFMTKEEFEEGIKRGIFLEYALVYGNYYGTPKEQVEKILKQGKDALLVIDVQGAKSIREKLPESILIFLLPPSLEELKRRLITRGYRDKNLLEREQKVKMEIACARHFDYIVVNDFLDKAVEAIKNIINAHRHTRITFFRNIENLVKDANIKEIMLKGKCDIFLEEIR; the protein is encoded by the coding sequence ATGGGCCATCTGTTTGTGCTTTCTGCACCTTCAGGGACAGGTAAAACTACTGTTGCGGAAAAGCTCGTGAGTGAAGTTCATAATGTAAAAAAGGTCATAACCGCCACCACAAGGCAGAAGAGGGAGGGTGAGGTAGAAGGTGTGGATTACATATTTATGACAAAAGAAGAGTTTGAAGAGGGTATAAAGAGAGGTATTTTCCTTGAGTACGCTCTTGTGTACGGCAACTACTACGGCACTCCTAAAGAGCAGGTAGAGAAAATACTAAAACAAGGCAAAGATGCCCTTTTGGTGATAGATGTTCAGGGTGCAAAAAGTATAAGGGAAAAACTTCCAGAAAGCATCCTTATATTTCTGCTTCCTCCGTCTCTTGAAGAGCTAAAAAGAAGGCTCATTACAAGAGGTTATAGGGATAAAAACTTACTGGAGAGAGAACAAAAGGTGAAGATGGAGATAGCTTGTGCGAGACACTTTGATTATATAGTAGTAAATGACTTTCTTGATAAGGCAGTAGAAGCCATAAAAAACATAATAAACGCTCACAGACATACAAGAATAACCTTCTTCAGGAACATAGAAAATCTCGTAAAAGATGCTAATATAAAAGAGATCATGCTCAAAGGTAAGTGTGATATCTTCTTAGAGGAGATCAGATGA
- a CDS encoding endonuclease MutS2, with product MRERDLERLDFFKILEKIKEFVHSKATERFVDKIRPIKDPEHLRSEINITRDFMKVEESVPIYPFDDVEELIKRSSIKDALLSVEEVLSLLKVMKLIREVRKALGSHVGEYPNLQALVKNLHLFSSLESVIESSIDPRGFVKDSASEELSRIRQRIRSVEKEIMKRLESLLLRPDANSIFSDRFVAFKNNRYVLPVKTTEAKKIIGIVHGTSSSGFTTYIEPHNVVELNNQLITLRSEEEDEVKRILRRITSYIGEHSSRLHDAFLTLLKVDFLKAVAKFAQLSGGKLIKLGDNIELKSVKHPILVFLKESVVPIDIVLSERRGLLLTGPNTGGKTVALKTLGLCALMFQCALPVPAEENSQLPIFENIFTDIGDEQSVEQNLSTFSAHISNIVDFLPMVNDKSLVLLDELGAGTDPLEGSALGIGLLEYLRKKGAYVFATTHHTPIKLYAINSDYYTPASVSFNKESLEPTYTIVYNTIGESMALEIAKRCGIPDEILRIAQENLPEGSREYITARENLENYIREYQEKLKELEQDRLELEKLKKQQELLLYELERQKEQGWESVLKEAQEYLKGLMKEGEEFLRSAKERQKLRDFVKEKRKDIERRLKKEEIKVGDWVELMGSRGRVLEIKEDKAGVSFGGVRAWVSLKDLKKSEPPPKKEEESLAGFEIRRGLPSEINLIGMSVDEALRKLELFLEEAHKMGIKSVKVIHGHGVLKRTVEEFLSSSDLVVFHREGYPKEGGAGTSVVYLSKD from the coding sequence ATGAGGGAAAGGGACTTAGAAAGGTTAGATTTTTTTAAGATATTAGAGAAAATAAAAGAGTTTGTCCATTCAAAGGCTACAGAAAGGTTTGTAGACAAGATAAGACCCATAAAAGACCCAGAACACCTAAGAAGTGAGATAAACATCACTCGGGACTTTATGAAGGTAGAGGAAAGCGTGCCCATCTATCCTTTTGATGATGTAGAGGAGCTCATAAAGAGATCCTCTATAAAAGATGCCCTCTTGAGTGTGGAGGAGGTGCTCTCTCTTTTAAAGGTTATGAAGCTTATAAGAGAGGTAAGAAAAGCTTTGGGAAGTCATGTAGGTGAGTATCCTAACCTTCAAGCCTTAGTTAAAAATCTGCATCTCTTCTCAAGCTTAGAAAGTGTTATAGAGTCTTCAATAGATCCAAGGGGATTTGTAAAGGATTCAGCAAGCGAAGAGCTAAGTAGAATAAGACAAAGGATCAGAAGTGTAGAAAAGGAGATCATGAAAAGGCTTGAAAGCTTGCTTTTGAGACCAGATGCAAACAGTATATTTTCTGATAGATTTGTAGCTTTCAAGAACAACAGGTATGTCCTGCCTGTAAAAACAACAGAAGCTAAGAAGATCATAGGCATAGTTCACGGAACATCTTCATCAGGTTTTACTACATACATAGAGCCTCACAATGTAGTAGAGTTAAACAATCAGCTCATAACTTTAAGGAGCGAAGAGGAAGATGAAGTAAAGAGAATACTAAGAAGGATCACCTCCTACATAGGGGAGCATTCCAGCAGATTACACGATGCTTTTTTAACTCTTTTAAAGGTGGATTTTCTGAAGGCAGTTGCTAAGTTCGCCCAATTGTCAGGTGGTAAGCTAATAAAGTTAGGTGACAACATAGAACTCAAGTCCGTCAAGCATCCAATACTTGTGTTCTTAAAAGAGAGCGTGGTTCCAATAGACATAGTGCTTTCCGAGAGAAGAGGCTTACTTTTGACGGGTCCCAACACAGGGGGTAAAACTGTAGCCCTTAAAACTCTTGGACTCTGTGCCCTTATGTTTCAGTGTGCCCTACCAGTGCCAGCAGAAGAAAATAGCCAACTGCCCATCTTTGAAAATATATTCACTGACATAGGAGACGAGCAAAGCGTAGAACAAAATCTCTCTACATTTTCTGCCCACATATCCAACATAGTGGACTTTTTACCCATGGTGAATGACAAATCTTTGGTGCTCCTTGACGAGCTGGGAGCAGGCACGGATCCTTTGGAAGGTTCAGCCTTAGGTATAGGGCTTTTGGAGTATCTGCGTAAAAAAGGAGCTTACGTGTTTGCTACCACCCATCACACGCCCATAAAGCTCTATGCTATAAATTCGGACTACTACACACCAGCCAGTGTGTCCTTTAATAAGGAAAGCTTGGAACCTACCTATACTATAGTCTACAACACCATAGGTGAAAGCATGGCTCTTGAAATAGCCAAGCGCTGTGGAATACCAGATGAGATACTAAGGATAGCACAGGAAAACCTTCCTGAAGGTTCTAGGGAATACATCACCGCAAGGGAAAACTTAGAGAACTATATAAGGGAGTATCAGGAAAAGCTTAAAGAGCTTGAACAGGATAGGTTAGAGTTAGAAAAGCTCAAAAAACAGCAGGAACTACTTCTTTATGAGCTTGAAAGACAGAAGGAGCAAGGGTGGGAAAGCGTTTTAAAAGAAGCACAGGAGTATCTCAAGGGGCTTATGAAAGAGGGCGAAGAGTTCCTAAGGAGCGCAAAGGAAAGGCAAAAGCTCAGGGATTTTGTAAAGGAAAAGAGAAAAGACATAGAAAGAAGGCTAAAAAAGGAAGAGATAAAAGTGGGAGACTGGGTAGAGCTTATGGGTTCAAGGGGAAGGGTTTTGGAGATAAAAGAAGATAAAGCGGGTGTATCTTTTGGTGGTGTGAGAGCTTGGGTTAGTCTAAAAGACCTCAAGAAGTCAGAACCACCACCCAAAAAGGAAGAAGAAAGTTTGGCAGGATTTGAAATAAGGAGGGGCCTTCCTTCAGAGATAAACCTTATAGGTATGTCTGTAGATGAAGCACTTCGGAAGTTAGAGCTATTTTTGGAAGAAGCGCACAAGATGGGTATAAAAAGCGTAAAAGTTATACACGGGCACGGAGTACTGAAAAGGACTGTTGAGGAGTTTCTTTCGTCTTCTGATCTTGTAGTTTTCCACAGAGAAGGTTATCCAAAAGAGGGAGGCGCGGGCACCTCCGTGGTTTATCTCAGCAAAGATTAG
- the hypD gene encoding hydrogenase formation protein HypD produces the protein MSTVQINIRSEFKDEAKVKALERRIKEDIEKLGREVYIMEFCGGHTHSIMKYGIDELLKGYVRFVHGPGCPVCVMPMQRIDLAIELAKIPNTVLCTYGDLLRVPGSNRKSLLNLRSEGYDVRMVYSCLDTLKIAQENPQKEVIFFAIGFETTTPQTAVLIQKAKDMGLKNLSVVCNHVITPAAIQYILNSPEIREIGKVRIDAFIGPGHVSVIIGTKPYHYFAEEFQKPVVISGFEPVDVMQSVYMIVRQIKEGRAVVENQYTRFVSYEGNSKAQKLVSEVFELRKEFEWRGLGIVPYSALKIRRSYEDFDAERRFIVELPKPKEHPACICGKVIRGVALPTDCKLFGTVCTPSNPLGSCMVSSEGACAAYFKYKRM, from the coding sequence ATGAGCACGGTACAGATTAATATAAGGAGTGAGTTCAAAGACGAAGCTAAGGTTAAAGCTCTTGAAAGAAGGATAAAGGAGGATATAGAAAAACTCGGAAGAGAAGTTTACATAATGGAGTTTTGCGGTGGACACACCCATTCCATTATGAAGTACGGCATAGACGAGCTTTTAAAGGGATATGTTAGGTTCGTTCACGGTCCGGGATGTCCTGTGTGTGTCATGCCTATGCAAAGGATAGACCTTGCTATTGAGTTGGCAAAAATTCCAAACACTGTGCTTTGTACTTACGGAGACTTACTGAGAGTCCCAGGTTCTAACAGAAAAAGTTTACTAAACCTTAGGTCAGAAGGATACGATGTAAGAATGGTCTACTCTTGTCTTGATACTCTTAAGATAGCTCAGGAAAATCCCCAAAAGGAAGTTATATTCTTTGCCATAGGCTTTGAGACCACAACACCGCAAACCGCCGTACTTATTCAGAAGGCAAAGGACATGGGTCTTAAGAACCTTTCCGTAGTCTGCAACCATGTGATAACTCCTGCTGCCATCCAGTACATACTCAACTCTCCAGAAATAAGAGAGATAGGAAAGGTAAGGATAGACGCCTTTATAGGACCAGGACATGTGAGCGTCATAATAGGTACTAAACCTTATCATTACTTTGCAGAAGAGTTTCAAAAGCCAGTAGTCATATCTGGATTTGAGCCCGTTGATGTGATGCAATCCGTTTACATGATAGTAAGACAGATAAAAGAAGGGAGAGCAGTGGTAGAAAACCAGTACACCAGGTTTGTGTCTTACGAAGGGAACTCAAAGGCTCAAAAACTAGTGTCAGAAGTTTTTGAACTCAGGAAGGAGTTTGAATGGAGAGGCTTAGGAATAGTACCCTACAGCGCTCTAAAAATAAGAAGGTCATACGAGGATTTTGACGCAGAAAGAAGGTTTATCGTTGAATTGCCTAAACCCAAGGAGCATCCTGCCTGTATATGTGGCAAGGTTATAAGAGGTGTAGCACTTCCAACGGACTGCAAGCTTTTTGGAACTGTATGTACACCTTCCAATCCCTTAGGTTCTTGTATGGTGTCTTCAGAGGGAGCTTGTGCGGCGTACTTTAAGTATAAAAGGATGTGA
- a CDS encoding hydrogenase maturation protein yields MRILFLCHRFNSLSQRLYCELTERGHEVSVELDVHPDLMIEAVELYKPDVVIAPFLKRMIPEEVWKRYLTLIIHPGPPGDRGPSAIDWAILKGISQWGVTLLEASPEYDAGDVWAWRIFPMRRARKSSIYRNEITEGAVECVLEALEGFNNGKIHKKPQIQHEWNPYMEQTYRRIDWQRDRTQDVLKKVYASDTQPGALTLLGDDEYYLFNAYPEAELKGSPGRILAVRDEAICIATLDGAVWITHMRKREKGSIKLPAVRVLPFELLKGVKEESLKPWESVDFETYREVVYQEEDHVAYITFNFYNGAMSTEQCERLLEAVRYAKKRPVKAIVLLGQEDFFSNGMNLNTIEASESPADESWRNINAMDDLCEEILRTTDKLTVAGMQGNAGAGGVFLALTCDLVFAREGVALNPHYKNIGNLYGSEFWTYTLPKRVGWERGKEIMENRMPISSKKAYQIGLIDGVFGKTPEEFKSKLKKWLYNFLSCGDYEVFIKRKKEERVIDEMRKPLSAYREEELEKMKLNFYGFDTSYHIARYYFVKRMLPFRTPPYLAIHRRLNFKS; encoded by the coding sequence ATGCGTATACTCTTCTTGTGTCATAGGTTTAACTCTCTTTCCCAAAGGCTCTACTGCGAGCTTACAGAAAGAGGGCATGAAGTTTCCGTTGAGTTAGATGTTCACCCAGATCTCATGATAGAGGCGGTAGAACTTTATAAACCTGATGTTGTGATAGCACCCTTCCTGAAGAGAATGATACCTGAGGAAGTTTGGAAAAGGTACTTGACGCTTATAATCCATCCAGGACCCCCAGGAGACAGAGGTCCATCCGCTATTGACTGGGCTATACTCAAAGGTATTAGCCAATGGGGAGTGACCCTTCTTGAGGCGAGTCCGGAGTATGACGCAGGAGATGTTTGGGCTTGGAGAATTTTCCCTATGAGAAGGGCAAGAAAGTCAAGCATTTACAGGAATGAAATAACAGAGGGAGCGGTTGAGTGCGTGTTGGAGGCTTTGGAAGGTTTTAATAATGGAAAAATCCACAAAAAGCCACAGATACAGCACGAGTGGAACCCTTACATGGAACAAACCTACAGGAGGATAGATTGGCAAAGGGATAGAACCCAAGATGTGCTTAAAAAGGTTTATGCCTCAGATACTCAACCAGGTGCATTAACACTTTTGGGTGATGATGAATACTACCTTTTCAATGCCTATCCGGAAGCTGAATTAAAAGGTTCACCGGGAAGAATATTAGCCGTAAGAGATGAAGCAATATGTATAGCCACTCTGGACGGTGCTGTCTGGATCACCCATATGAGAAAGAGGGAAAAGGGTTCTATAAAGCTACCTGCGGTAAGGGTGCTACCTTTTGAGCTTCTAAAGGGAGTAAAAGAAGAATCTCTAAAGCCTTGGGAGAGTGTAGATTTTGAAACTTATAGAGAAGTGGTGTATCAGGAAGAGGATCATGTTGCTTACATAACCTTTAATTTCTACAACGGAGCCATGTCCACAGAGCAGTGTGAAAGACTCTTAGAAGCTGTAAGGTACGCCAAAAAGAGACCTGTAAAGGCTATAGTACTTCTTGGGCAAGAGGACTTTTTCTCAAACGGTATGAACCTTAACACCATAGAAGCCTCAGAAAGTCCTGCAGATGAATCTTGGAGGAACATAAACGCTATGGATGACCTTTGCGAGGAGATACTCAGAACCACCGATAAGCTTACGGTAGCCGGTATGCAAGGAAACGCAGGTGCAGGTGGTGTTTTCTTGGCTCTTACCTGTGATTTGGTTTTTGCAAGGGAAGGGGTAGCTTTAAATCCTCATTATAAGAACATAGGAAACCTTTACGGTTCAGAGTTTTGGACTTACACCCTTCCCAAAAGAGTAGGTTGGGAAAGGGGAAAGGAAATTATGGAAAACAGAATGCCTATAAGCTCAAAGAAAGCTTACCAAATAGGACTCATAGACGGTGTGTTTGGAAAGACGCCTGAAGAGTTTAAAAGTAAGCTCAAAAAGTGGCTTTATAACTTTTTGTCCTGTGGCGATTACGAAGTATTTATAAAAAGAAAGAAAGAGGAAAGAGTAATAGATGAAATGAGAAAACCTCTTTCTGCTTACAGAGAGGAGGAACTTGAGAAGATGAAGCTTAACTTTTACGGCTTTGACACCAGCTATCACATAGCACGCTACTACTTTGTGAAGAGAATGCTCCCTTTCAGAACGCCTCCTTATCTTGCCATACACAGAAGACTGAACTTTAAGTCTTGA
- the lon gene encoding endopeptidase La — MIGEELIKIPQIPEGSFEIPTMPLRDLVVFPTMVMPLFVGRSFSIRAIEEALRRDRLIFLVLQKDRDVEEPEEKDLYQIGTIAHIIRTAPIEEGRLKVLVQGIKRARLKSYKKDEGYYLSLVEPIEDQHIPPEELTKEDKGYMSSLKELLDRAVSLGKQVIPDLLMLIRDIEDPGKLADLTASILDIKSKEAQAILETIDPRERLKMVHQYALNEVGLLEVQSKIRNIARERMEKEQREYFLRQQLKAIQEELGEGDERKAEIEEYRKKLSGLKLEKSVRAEIEKQINRLEKLHPDSAEAGVLRTWLDWVLDLPWNKKTKDRYDLEKAKLILDRDHYNLEKVKERIIEYLAVKKLTKGKQSAVQILCFVGPPGVGKTSLGKSIAESLGRKFVRISLGGIRDEAEIRGHRRTYVGAMPGRIIQAIKQVGTKNPLIVLDEVDKISISFQGDPAAALLEVLDPEQNKSFVDLYIGVPFDLSDVFFICTANRIDTIPRPLLDRMEVISLSGYSEEEKVFIAKQHLLPKLLPPHGFKEGEVIFQEGAILEVIRGYTRESGVRNLQRYLGSILRKLALKKLKGEKPPFEVSAQDVKAYLGVPKRYIEKEEHPMIGIAVGLAWTEVGGEIMLIEATKFKGKGNLILTGSLGDIMKESAQAALSYIKSKAEDYGIDPEVFSNFDVHIHVPEGAVPKDGPSAGITIATALVSLFTERPVRMDVAMTGEVTLRGRVLPVGGLKEKILAAKRAGIYEVILPEKNKDEVLEDLPEYVRDKMTLHFVSNLDEVFDLALLAKQSVV, encoded by the coding sequence ATGATAGGAGAAGAGCTTATAAAGATACCGCAGATTCCAGAGGGAAGCTTTGAGATTCCCACCATGCCTTTGAGGGATCTTGTGGTGTTTCCCACCATGGTGATGCCTCTGTTTGTAGGTAGGAGTTTTTCCATAAGAGCAATAGAAGAGGCACTAAGGAGAGACAGACTCATATTCCTTGTGCTTCAGAAAGACAGAGATGTAGAAGAGCCAGAAGAGAAAGACCTTTACCAAATAGGAACCATAGCCCACATTATCAGAACTGCACCCATAGAAGAAGGGAGACTAAAAGTATTAGTACAAGGTATAAAAAGAGCAAGACTTAAAAGCTATAAAAAAGATGAAGGCTACTACCTGTCCTTAGTTGAACCTATAGAGGACCAACACATTCCCCCAGAAGAGCTCACAAAAGAGGATAAAGGTTATATGAGTTCACTTAAAGAGCTTTTGGATAGAGCGGTATCTTTGGGAAAGCAAGTAATTCCTGACCTTCTTATGCTTATAAGGGACATAGAGGACCCTGGAAAACTTGCAGACCTGACAGCGTCCATACTTGACATAAAGTCCAAAGAAGCACAGGCAATACTTGAAACCATAGATCCAAGAGAAAGACTAAAAATGGTGCATCAGTATGCCCTTAACGAAGTGGGACTACTTGAAGTACAAAGCAAGATAAGAAACATAGCAAGGGAGAGGATGGAAAAAGAGCAAAGGGAGTACTTCCTGAGACAACAACTCAAAGCCATACAAGAAGAGTTAGGAGAAGGTGATGAGAGGAAGGCAGAGATAGAAGAGTACAGGAAAAAACTCTCCGGATTAAAGCTTGAAAAGTCTGTGAGGGCAGAGATAGAAAAGCAGATAAATAGGTTAGAAAAACTTCATCCTGATTCTGCAGAAGCAGGAGTTTTAAGGACATGGCTTGATTGGGTATTAGATTTACCTTGGAACAAAAAGACAAAGGACAGGTATGATCTTGAAAAAGCAAAGCTTATATTAGACAGGGATCACTATAACCTTGAGAAGGTCAAGGAGAGGATCATTGAATACTTAGCGGTTAAAAAACTTACAAAAGGCAAGCAGTCAGCGGTTCAGATTTTGTGTTTTGTAGGTCCTCCGGGTGTGGGCAAAACATCCCTGGGAAAGTCCATAGCAGAATCCTTAGGTAGAAAATTCGTCAGGATCTCCTTAGGAGGTATAAGAGATGAAGCGGAGATAAGGGGGCACAGGAGGACCTATGTGGGTGCTATGCCCGGCAGAATTATACAGGCAATAAAGCAGGTAGGTACAAAAAATCCTCTGATAGTGTTGGACGAGGTGGATAAGATATCCATATCTTTTCAGGGGGATCCTGCAGCGGCACTTTTGGAAGTTCTTGATCCAGAACAGAACAAGAGCTTTGTGGATCTCTACATAGGTGTGCCCTTTGATCTTTCTGATGTTTTTTTCATATGCACAGCTAACAGGATAGACACTATTCCAAGACCTCTACTGGACAGAATGGAAGTTATAAGCCTCTCGGGATACTCGGAAGAAGAGAAAGTATTTATAGCAAAACAGCATTTATTACCTAAGCTTTTACCACCTCACGGTTTCAAAGAAGGGGAAGTGATATTCCAAGAGGGTGCTATACTTGAGGTCATAAGAGGCTACACAAGAGAATCAGGAGTTAGAAACCTACAGAGGTATTTGGGAAGCATTCTCAGAAAGTTGGCTCTCAAAAAGCTCAAGGGGGAAAAGCCACCTTTTGAAGTAAGCGCTCAGGACGTAAAAGCTTACCTTGGCGTGCCAAAAAGATACATAGAAAAAGAAGAACATCCCATGATAGGAATAGCGGTGGGGCTTGCTTGGACGGAAGTGGGTGGCGAGATTATGCTCATAGAGGCTACCAAATTTAAGGGCAAAGGGAATCTGATACTTACAGGCTCTTTGGGTGATATTATGAAGGAATCCGCTCAAGCGGCATTATCTTATATAAAATCCAAAGCGGAAGATTACGGTATAGACCCTGAAGTTTTTTCTAACTTTGATGTACACATACATGTACCGGAAGGTGCGGTCCCAAAGGATGGTCCTTCTGCCGGCATAACCATAGCTACAGCACTTGTGTCTCTGTTTACCGAAAGGCCTGTTAGAATGGATGTGGCTATGACGGGGGAAGTGACTCTGCGGGGTAGGGTCCTTCCCGTAGGGGGGCTAAAGGAAAAGATACTCGCAGCAAAAAGGGCGGGTATATACGAGGTGATACTCCCAGAAAAGAACAAAGATGAGGTGCTTGAAGATCTACCTGAGTATGTAAGGGACAAAATGACTCTCCACTTTGTGAGCAATCTTGATGAGGTGTTTGACCTTGCCTTGCTTGCAAAACAAAGTGTGGTATAA
- a CDS encoding NAD(P)/FAD-dependent oxidoreductase, which translates to MSKHVVVLGGGIGGIATAYNLRKLDKNLRITVVSGRPYFGFTPAYPHLALGWRKFEDITVPLANILPKHGIEFINENGESIDPDANKLKTTGGKEIHYDYLVIATGPKLVFGAEGQEQYSTSVCTAEHAMELNKKLEDFYKNPGPVVVGAIPGVSCFGPAYEFAFMLHYELKKRGLRHKVPITYITSEPYVGHMGLGGVGPSRRLMEDTMAERSISYVANVKITKVEPDKVIYEDLEGKTYEVPCKLSMIMPRFMGPEVVASAGDKVANPVNKMVIVNRCFQNPTYKNIFGVGVVTAIPPVEQTPIPTGVPKTGMMIEQMALAVAHNIVSDIRNSADRYAPELSAICIADMGSDAMGFYASPVIPPRSVVKYKKALWMHWIKSAFEKYFMWKVKTGDVAPFFEEKMLSLIFGTHPIHVCKDCAGSPGSAC; encoded by the coding sequence ATGAGCAAGCATGTAGTAGTACTAGGTGGTGGAATAGGAGGTATAGCTACAGCTTATAACCTTAGGAAACTGGATAAGAATCTGCGGATCACTGTAGTGTCTGGGAGACCTTACTTTGGTTTTACACCTGCCTATCCTCACTTGGCACTCGGTTGGAGGAAATTTGAAGATATTACCGTACCCTTAGCTAATATCCTTCCAAAGCACGGTATAGAGTTTATCAATGAGAATGGTGAAAGCATAGACCCTGATGCAAACAAGCTGAAAACTACAGGTGGCAAGGAAATACACTACGACTACTTGGTGATAGCTACAGGTCCCAAGCTTGTTTTTGGTGCGGAAGGTCAAGAGCAGTACTCCACTTCTGTATGTACTGCGGAGCACGCCATGGAACTCAACAAAAAGCTTGAAGATTTTTACAAAAACCCAGGACCTGTAGTAGTTGGTGCTATACCCGGAGTTAGCTGTTTTGGTCCTGCATACGAGTTTGCCTTTATGCTTCATTACGAACTAAAGAAAAGGGGGTTAAGGCACAAAGTACCCATAACATACATTACTTCTGAGCCTTATGTGGGACACATGGGTTTAGGTGGTGTAGGACCTTCCCGTAGGCTAATGGAAGACACCATGGCAGAGAGAAGCATAAGTTATGTAGCCAATGTCAAGATAACCAAGGTAGAGCCTGATAAAGTAATCTACGAAGACCTTGAAGGAAAGACTTACGAAGTCCCTTGCAAGCTTTCCATGATCATGCCAAGGTTTATGGGACCAGAGGTAGTTGCATCCGCAGGAGATAAAGTGGCAAATCCTGTCAACAAGATGGTTATAGTAAATAGGTGTTTCCAGAATCCTACATACAAAAACATATTCGGTGTAGGTGTAGTAACAGCCATACCACCAGTGGAGCAAACACCTATACCTACAGGAGTACCAAAGACAGGTATGATGATAGAACAGATGGCTTTAGCGGTTGCCCATAACATAGTAAGTGATATAAGAAATTCAGCAGACAGGTATGCACCAGAGCTTTCTGCCATATGCATAGCGGATATGGGTAGTGATGCTATGGGGTTCTATGCATCTCCCGTTATTCCGCCGAGGTCTGTTGTGAAGTATAAAAAAGCTCTATGGATGCACTGGATCAAATCCGCTTTTGAAAAGTACTTTATGTGGAAGGTAAAGACAGGAGATGTGGCACCTTTCTTTGAGGAAAAGATGCTTAGCTTAATTTTTGGCACCCATCCCATACATGTCTGTAAGGACTGTGCGGGTTCTCCTGGTTCTGCTTGCTAA
- the rpsU gene encoding 30S ribosomal protein S21 — protein sequence MAIVEVGENESFEKVLKKFKRIVEKEGILTEVKRRQFYEKPSEKKKRKERAARKRLLKALKKKNLL from the coding sequence TTGGCTATAGTGGAAGTTGGTGAAAACGAATCTTTCGAGAAAGTGCTAAAAAAGTTCAAAAGGATCGTAGAGAAGGAAGGCATACTCACAGAGGTAAAAAGAAGGCAGTTCTATGAAAAGCCCAGTGAAAAGAAGAAGAGAAAGGAAAGAGCGGCAAGGAAAAGACTGCTCAAAGCTCTAAAGAAGAAGAACCTTTTGTAA